A region of Coccinella septempunctata chromosome 5, icCocSept1.1, whole genome shotgun sequence DNA encodes the following proteins:
- the LOC123314058 gene encoding uncharacterized protein LOC123314058, producing MTQIGVEIVMNNKMDKKTILRTGLKKLKNTRNKKKNLKRIVEIRNFMRALIGERKRKTPCVDVKESMTIPYIKEDRKCTISKNDIIVRKNSGICDTVTEKYVEYKKPKENLELKLFKIYDFEKKTHQFRE from the exons ATGACACAAATTGGTGTCGAAAT TGTGATGAACAATAAGATGGATAAGAAAACGATATTGAGAAccggattgaaaaaattgaaaaataccaggaataaaaagaagaatttgaagAGAATTGTTGAAATCAGGAATTTTATGAGGGCGCTTATAGGAGAACGAAAACGAAAAACTCCTTGTGTAGATGTGAAAGAATCCATGACTATTCCTTACATAAAAGAAGATAGAAAATGTACTATTAGCAAAAATGACATAATTGTAAGAAAAAATTCTGGAATATGTGATACCgttacagaaaaatatgtaGAATATAAAAAACCAAAAGAAAACTTGGAGCTTAAACTGTTCAAAATatatgatttcgaaaaaaaaacacaccAATTTCGGGAATAA